Proteins from a single region of Bombus huntii isolate Logan2020A chromosome 2, iyBomHunt1.1, whole genome shotgun sequence:
- the LOC126878043 gene encoding cilia- and flagella-associated protein 58-like, which yields MKSNEALAPFMAEYTKLYESLYKAYRTEKDLTERCNMLREELFTSDHKVYELTHTISTNEKEIEKLKQDVLNAIKRADAAHTREQNAQDTIENLRVNVQQLSQEIAQKNRQLAATEDTSIAKQKESLAQEKEKLVSEINTLKQRLKNMALYIEELEDRSSSAGHQIAEMQENLDIQLNEISRERRGRQRAEEEALQLQEGLAIKTSDLETANESIKAAAANVIKLESLLKEQRTSGEKMQREINKLSVKKLNLESDLENANNQIENLDKEMLEKDKQLKDWKQSINRMREEVSKHKAQKESITKRWQKIEIERSTLEQQLKHTSVKSKNAEHQKIICQKQLVDKQQELEVHIREKNVLARTKENLGDYIRRMQHELTVCEYSRRKIEHELDTSLRDIMDVHSLLSAVEKERDKHSLTAQNLAQQVEEYISEVKLKQVEISNYKKRLAEAEAKYRQQQNMFETVRAERNACGKSLTEANDEIQELKNKLKVLSHQIEQLKEDIVTKESQLIKEEFIRNKVEKEREGLRVELQSSRKEVSELKREIESMKQEEKSLRQVIQRAESDIARHKKDIDNIMNERDMLGTQLVRRNDELSLQYSRIKVLHGTLQRGEVQYNQRLEDIRLLKLEVKQLRTEKTLLIKNIQNMSDLRKEVFHLNHDLTRERLKVMALEEEVQTPLNIHRWRKLEGSDPSTYELLKKIQILQKRVIKMAADMIEKEKKIKDTEKLYMNLREILSKHPGPQAMVSLNKTQKALRERGKKVKCLLAELSMYEVQMGEYRIGMDRMSIEMNDLKKKYFIQKKKLHISKESKPKSLTQPVFPAISQSQKKFCGGGFNMATPTPRNCFVVDSECR from the exons ATGAAATCCAATGAGGCACTGGCTCCTTTCATGGCAGAATACACTAAACTTTACGAGTCTCTGTACAAAGCCTACAGAACAGAAAAAGACTTGACGGAGAGATGTAATATGTTAAGG GAAGAATTGTTTACAAGCGATCACAAAGTGTACGAGTTAACGCATACGATTTCTACGAATGAAAAAGAGATCGAGAAGCTGAAGCAAGACGTATTGAACGCGATAAAGCGAGCGGATGCCGCTCACACGCGCGAGCAAAATGCACAAGACACGATTGAAAATTTGAGAGTGAACGTACAGCAATTGAGTCAGGAAATTGCGCAGAAGAACAGACAGCTAGCCGCTACTGAAGA CACGAGCATCGCGAAACAAAAAGAGAGTCTCGCACAAGAAAAGGAGAAGTTGGTGAGCGAGATAAACACATTAAAGCAGCGACTGAAGAACATGGCTTTGTACATAGAAGAGCTGGAGGATAGAAGTAGCTCTGCCGGCCATCAAATAGCCGAGATGCAAGAAAATCTGGATATACAACTGAACGAAATCTCAAGAGAGCGACGAGGCAGACAGAGAGCAGAGGAAGAGGCCTTGCAGTTGCAAGAAGGACTTGCGATAAAGACGAGCGATCTCGAG ACGGCAAACGAATCGATAAAAGCAGCAGCTGCTAACGTAATAAAGTTGGAGAGTTTGCTGAAGGAGCAAAGAACATCCGGCGAAAAAATGCAAAGGGAAATAAACAAGTTGTCGGTAAAGAAGTTGAACCTCGAATCGGATCTCGAGAATGCGAATAaccaaatagaaaatttggaCAAGGAAATGTTGGAGAAGGACAAGCAATTGAAAGATTGGAAGCAGAGCATAAACAG GATGAGGGAAGAAGTCTCGAAGCACAAGGCTCAGAAAGAATCGATAACGAAGCGATGGCAGAAGATTGAGATAGAGAGATCAACCCTGGAACAACAGCTGAAGCACACATCGGTGAAATCAAAGAACGCAGAGCATCAGAAGATAATATGCCAAAAACAGCTAGTTGACAAGCAGCAAGAATTGGAGGTTCATATACGCGAAAAAAATGTCTTGGCTCGTACCAAGGAGAATTTAGGCGACTATATTAGGAGAATGCAACACGAGCTGACGGTGTGCGAGTACAGTAGGAGGAAAATCGAACACGAGCTTGACACTTCATTACGGGATATTATGGACGTTCACTCGCTCTTGAGCGCAGTGGAGAAAGAAAGGGATAAGCATAGCTTGACCGCTCAGAATTTGGCACAACAG GTGGAGGAATACATAAGCGAGGTGAAACTGAAGCAAGTCGAGATCTCGAACTACAAGAAGCGGCTAGCTGAAGCCGAGGCTAAGTACCGTCAGCAGCAGAATATGTTCGAGACTGTTCGGGCTGAGAGAAACGCATGTGGCAAAAGCCTGACAGAGGCGAACGACGAGATACAGGAGTTGAAGAACAAACTGAAGGTGTTAAGCCACCAAATCGAGCAGCTGAAAGAGGACATCGTCACCAAGGAGAGCCAACTGATCAAAGAGGAGTTCA TACGCAATAAAgtagaaaaggaaagagaagggTTGAGAGTCGAGCTGCAATCCAGCCGCAAGGAGGTGTCGGAGCTGAAACGTGAGATCGAGTCGATGAAGCAGGAGGAAAAGAGCTTGAGGCAGGTGATCCAGCGCGCCGAATCGGACATTGCACGACATAAGAAGGATATCGACAATATAATGAACGAGAGGGACATGTTGGGCACGCAACTGGTCCGAAGAAACGACGAGCTGAGTCTTCAATATAGCAGAATAAAGGTTTTGCATGGAACCCTTCAACGAGGAGAGGTTCAGTATAATCAAAGGCTGGAGGATATTAGGCTGTTGAAGTTGGAAGTGAAGCAGCTGAGGACAGAGAAGACTCTGCTGATAAAGAATATTCAGAACATGAGTGATCTACGTAAAGAAGTGTTCCATTTGAATCACGACTTGACAAGAGAGAGATTGAAAGTGATGGCATTAGAGGAGGAAGTGCAAACGCCGTTGAACATTCACAGATGGAGGAAGCTTGAG GGTTCCGATCCAAGTACCTACGAACTTTTGAAGAAGATACAAATTCTGCAAAAACGAGTGATAAAAATGGCAGCTGACATGATtgagaaggagaagaaaataaaagacacCGAGAAACTGTATATGAATCTACGTGAAATTCTGTCGAAGCATCCTGGACCTCAGGCCATGGTTTCTCTCAATAAAACTCAAAAAGCATTGCGCGAGAGGGGGAAGAAAGTGaag TGTCTACTAGCTGAGTTGAGCATGTACGAAGTTCAAATGGGCGAGTACAGGATAGGCATGGATAGGATGAGCATCGAGATGAACGATTTGAAGAAGAAATACTTCatacagaagaagaaattacacATATCGAAAGAATCGAAACCGAAATCTTTGACTCAACCTGTTTTCCCAGCTATAAGTCAAAGTCAAAAGAAATTCTGCGGGGGCGGCTTTAACATGGCGACTCCAACGCCTAGAAATTGTTTCGTCGTGGACTCTGAGTGCAGATGA